The window AAAGTGTTTTAGTGAAGAGCTTATTAGGATTAGAAGTTACGAAACCAACAAGGAGAGTTCCTTCAACCACAACAAGGATTTCAGTGGCACGAGGGTGAATATGAGGAGGGTTTAATCCACCATTTGGGGCATAGTCAATCCTAGCCAATGATAGACCAAGTGTGTTAAGTCCTGCTATTTGATCAACATTTAATAAGGTTACATTTACTCCATTTGCATTATTTGTATCTCTTGGTACATTCAGTCCACCAAAGAAGAAATCTTCTGCTACCGTCTCATTTGGGTTCTTGCAGAACTTTCCATTTACAAAAACTGCATAAGAATAATGTTCTGTTAGAAAAATATATGAgagaaattaaatatatagaCAAGTTGAAAAATACATACCAGCATTCTTGGGCTCGGCTATGGCTACGCAGAAATCCTGGAGGGGGCTAGGATCAGATGCAGATGTCAAAGAGGAAGCCAGTGCTAATATAACTAAAGCTACAAGGAATTTCATTGTCATAATTAGTTAAGAGAAGTCTTAAGCTTAATTATATCTCAATTGTGAGAAGCCATGAGTATTTATAGCTGAAATTGTTTGAAATGTTCAGTGCCAATTACTCAACATAATAAGCCAGACAagttattaaattatttaaattcaaTCTATTTAACCTTTCTCTCATTTAAATTTCTTCCAATTCGCAATTGGCTTAGCTCACTGCATGGAATAAGTCATGAAGTGAGAAGAAAGTTTTGAATGACTTGTTAAAAACAAGAGCTATTCAAAACCTAGAAGGAATAGTCATATATCCTGAAGGAAACTATAACAAAACTCAAATTGATTAAGAGGTGGTCTTATGTTGTGGTAGTAAATTAATCAGAGTTGGTATAAATTAGATACGTAGAATTGTGATAATGGTATATACCATTGCTGACATTTTCTTGTTCCTTCAATTCAATTAATGTATTAGATTTTCCATACATACTTTGCTTCAGAAATTAGATCGAAATCCACTCTCGAATTGATCCAATCGGTGTCATCAAATTTATCTTGATCAAATTGTTTCTCCACTTTGATACGATCTCTCAAAAATTTCAGAGTTTCATAGAATCTACAGTTTAGATTATTATACTATCACTGGAAACTGAAAGGCAATTAAATTGGATATCTAAGTATTTTCATTATGTATTCTGTTAATGCTTGTCTCCTGTCTGTTTTAGGTTACTCTGCTTTCTTCACTTGTTTTCTCCAGCAAtggtaattttgttttttttttttcttcttcaattgaattagattttttttatttcttcattttctgcGTATATAATTTCAGAATTAAATTTTGTTAACCGGTATTGATAGTAATTTGAATGAACTCAATGGGTGTTGAAACTTTTTGGTGTGACTATCTCTTTATAGCCACTAATTgggttttaacctaattatttatttaagcTATATCAGGCACATTTCCTTTATCGACAGTTTATATTTGACCCATATCAAATACTTCTAACATCTCACACTTGCATGTAACGGAACATATTTCCTATCTCTACTCTTTCTCATTCATACTTACAAATAGTCTATGCTATCTGCATACACTCGAGAGCTCTAACGTTAGGGGCGGAACCAGGGGGGGTTGGCCGGGGCTCCAGCCCCGGCCGGCCGCCCGagaattgaaattttttttttttagtaatggtgtctcgtaatattttggaaagaattatattaactctatgtagtattatatcaatgtttaaaggtagatgagatggttaaggatcATTGTTTTTATTTGAAAGGTCCTGTATTCGATTCCCTTCaaccttattttattttagaaagtttttatttttaaatgaactctttatttttattttcataacacttttgaattcatttttaatatatctttaccattaaaaaaataaacatatttaatattcaattaGTTCAAtcctagtttctaaaaaaaatgataacatttttacagttttaatgcgttggaggctaaaaaaaatgataacatatGTATAAATGTCATGACGCTGAAACATAGAAACGCTTAGATGTGATCAAATGGAAAATCTATCTGTTACTATGTTCCGTATATCATTATCTAATTTGCTTAAATTGGCGGTTCTTTTATGGTTCGCATTCTCATGGCCTTCAGAATTTCCTTCCAAGATATGTAAAATCAGAACATACTTCGAGAACATGTTAAGGGTCTTGAGGATATAATAAATTAGTGAAATCATAGTTTCACGATGTGAGTCTCACACTAGGAAAAGTGAGACCcattatacagtaaaacctctataaatgaaTATCATTAAGACCtggaaaattattatcttataataaatgaatattttattaatttatcaataaatgaatatttattaatttatcaataaatgaatatttattaatttataaaataattttttaatagaaTGCATGTACAAAGTACATATTCTAATGAAGTGTTATGAATTGTttcaagggtaaattacacccatggccactgaactttacccatttttacattatggtcattgaacttcatatcttcccggtatggccactgaactttacactttttaacaccggtagccacttaacgcctcaaaacgaccattggcggctaaaaataaaaaatccaaaacgttaatgatattctaaggaactttaattcttgaaatttttcgttttgaggtcatttaggtgtttggttatgagagagaaaatgaatttttagagagagaaagatccaaaaaatgtgattttcgaaaataaaaaatgtggtttcatggtaaatatcgttttgaacaactttaattcttgaatatttttattttaaggtcgttaatggtcatttttataagttagttaaaattcagtagccaccgatattaaaaagtgtaaagttcagtggccataccgggaagaactgaagttgagtgaccataatgtgaaaatggataaagttcagtggccatgagtgtaatttacccattgtTTCAAGTACACAatagaatttaaaatataaaaattcataTATTATATATTCTCTTACATAGCTACTCATTTGAAAGGTGTAACAAAATATACGCTAACTGATGAGATGATAAAAGCTAgtataaaaatgaaaagaatgtGTGGAATGTAGTTTATGCCTTCTAAATAGTTAAAGATGAAATTGAGTTCAGTTGGTACGAAAATAAGAaacaattaattataaataCATATAATTGGTCCAAACACCACTCAATTGGTTCTGCCAACGTTTTAATAAAACGC is drawn from Euphorbia lathyris chromosome 9, ddEupLath1.1, whole genome shotgun sequence and contains these coding sequences:
- the LOC136206230 gene encoding germin-like protein subfamily 1 member 13, coding for MTMKFLVALVILALASSLTSASDPSPLQDFCVAIAEPKNAVFVNGKFCKNPNETVAEDFFFGGLNVPRDTNNANGVNVTLLNVDQIAGLNTLGLSLARIDYAPNGGLNPPHIHPRATEILVVVEGTLLVGFVTSNPNKLFTKTLYPGDVFVFPIGLIHFQFNIAKTKGVAFAGLSSQNPGVITIANAVFGPNPLINPDLLGKAFMLDQYAVKDLQNKFANVN